In the Colletotrichum lupini chromosome 1, complete sequence genome, one interval contains:
- a CDS encoding protein phosphatase 2C: MHRAAVRALRTTYRCTARSFARNSRRGLLDHNLSSSYATRHGLRSSSSYQHHPEHAVQPLKSSMYIRRFSVALVSTLVGYGAWYSYNGTGLDKASSLTRSFTTASNAGGDAAPTRSVLVVGADQLHTGTFVGEGPISKTTSDDGRKVIEMLTPEQATEKLRKTEQSFLVNRGQGVLRYDLVQLPSNDPIEDDHAEKIVEVPNQAAGAAGKSNDWMFWGVFDGHAGWTTSAKLRQTLIASVANELNQTYQSSADLSPAADAIDTAIKLGFTRLDDEIVNQSVERVLKAGSKTMAAELLAPALSGSCALLSFYDSRSKLLRVACTGDSRAVLGRRSASGKWTATALSVDQTGGNPDEAARLRKLHPGEDRVVHNGRVLGGLEPTRAFGDASYKWSREITNRLRESFFARSASPLLKTPPYVTAEPVVTTTKIEPENGDFVVMATDGLWEMLTNEEVVGLVGKWIETQASGSGSQFDSTWSKLFGSKKSSLPVEQASDKSVDGQKTPIRLQQWGISPDAPERFVVKDKNVATHLVRNALGGKNEEQVSALLTLPSPFSRRYRDDLTVQVIFFGNGEKTGSVNLNEEATAPSKQQAVKAKL, translated from the exons ATGCATCGCGCAGCAGTGAGGGCCTTACGGACAACTTACCGATGTACGGCTCGTAGTTTCGCACGCAACAGCCGACGGGGTCTCTTGGACCATAACCTCTCCTCGTCCTACGCTACCCGCCACGGCCTGcgatcctcctcctcgtatCAACACCACCCCGAGCATGCCGTCCAGCCGCTAAAGTCCTCCATGTACATCCGCCGCTTCTCCGTCGCCCTTGTGTCCACCCTCGTCGGCTACGGCGCCTGGTACTCCTACAACGGAACCGGTCTCGATAAGGCATCGAGCTTGACGAGGAGCTTCACCACCGCATCCAATGCCGGCGGCGATGCTGCCCCGACCCGTTCTGTTCTCGTCGTAGGCGCTGATCAGCTGCATACCGGTACATTTGTTGGAGAGGGGCCTATATCCAAGACGACTAGCGACGACGGCCGTAAGGTTATCGAGATGCTGACCCCCGAACAAGCTACCGAGAAGCTGCGCAAGACGGAGCAGTCCTTCCTCGTCAATAGAGGACAGGGCGTACTGCGTTACGACCTTGTCCAGCTTCCTAGCAACGATCCCATCGAAGACGACCATGCCGAGAAGATTGTCGAGGTGCCGAACCAGGCCGCGGGTGCTGCCGGCAAGAGCAACGACTGGATGTTCTGGGGCGTCTTTGACGGCCATGC TGGCTGGACAACTTCGGCAAAGCTGCGCCAGACTTTGATTGCCTCCGTTGCCAACGAGCTCAACCAGACCTACCAGTCATCCGCTGACCTGTCTCCTGCGGCTGATGCTATCGATACCGCCATCAAGCTTGGTTTCACTCGTCTGGATGACGAGATTGTCAACCAGAGCGTCGAGAGGGTTCTCAAAGCCGGCTCCAAGACTATGGCTGCAGAGCTGCTGGCACCCGCCCTGTCTGGCTCCTGCGCCCTGTTGTCATTCTACGACAGCAGATCCAAGCTTTTGCGAGTTGCCTGCACTGGCGACTCGCGAGCGGTCCTCGGCCGTCGATCTGCGTCTGGCAAGTGGACAGCTACCGCTCTCTCTGTTGACCAAACAGGAGGCAACCCCGATGAGGCAGCCCGCCTTCGCAAGCTCCACCCTGGCGAGGACCGAGTCGTTCACAACGGCCGAGTTCTTGGCGGTTTGGAACCGACCCGCGCGTTCGGCGATGCTAGCTACAAGTGGAGCCGCGAGATCACCAACAGACTCCGTGAATCCTTCTTTGCCCGGTCCGCTTCCCCTCTCCTCAAGACGCCCCCGTACGTCACTGCCGAGCCTGTCGTCACAACCACAAAGATTGAGCCTGAGAATGGTGACTTTGTCGTTATGGCTACCGACGGTTTGTGGGAGATGCTTACCAACGAGGAGGTCGTTGGTCTTGTCGGCAAGTGGATCGAGACTCAAGCCAGCGGCTCTGGCTCGCAGTTTGATTCTACCTGGTCCAAGCTCTTCGGATCCAAGAAGTCTAGCCTCCCCGTCGAGCAGGCGAGCGACAAGAGCGTCGATGGCCAGAAGACGCCTATCCGCCTGCAGCAGTGGGGAATTTCTCCCGACGCCCCCGAACGGTTCGTCGTCAAGGACAAGAACGTGGCTACGCACTTGGTCCGTAACGCCCTTGGTGGCAAGAACGAAGAGCAGGTCTCCGCCCTGCTGACTCTGCCCTCCCCCTTCTCGAGACGCTACAG GGACGATTTGACGGTGCAAGTGA